The following coding sequences lie in one Alicyclobacillus curvatus genomic window:
- a CDS encoding NFACT family protein gives MDGLGIRVLAGEWENWFAGARIEKVHQPTAREVVLTLRRAGKTTRVLLSAHRQLGRAHVLRKVRPDNPQEPPMFCMLLRRRIEGGKVTRVWQPGWERILCLDIEAQSDIGDIVHYVLLLEVMGKHSNLIFCVADDAGTPTKVVDAIVHVTPDMSRVRPVLPGHAYTLPPVQDKAAIEHLNATSLELAFSSVTTAKQAERAIMGTLLGAGPETAREALHRAQIHLTSDIGTTSERKDVEERAHSTVEKTDLEKLQEVIRHLYRAAEERQESASILEDQLGQAVASAPFMLSFGPRVVQMESFDAALERLYEAALTRSQFSAEYQSIVRSVADTVDRLRGKLAKLEREREDSLDIDSPRIAGELLMAYLYQVEKGASSVVLPNFYDSESPLSISLDPALSPTQNATRCMKLASKRKRALPLIALEMEKTSHDIAYLESVLQMLDQTAPGHYGPIRTELERQGFLAKKHRGAGKTTKEARQVKHRQSEQMGRPDEFTSTDGFTIRVGRNNLQNDRLTLKSGKPGDIWLHVKDAPGSHVVIDTGQKEVPDSTLHEAALLAAYFSKLRSSVNVPVDFTEVRHVWKPSGARPGHVLYDHQKTLYATPDKALIDEIVHRSRLQGGTD, from the coding sequence GTGGACGGTTTGGGGATTCGCGTACTTGCAGGGGAATGGGAGAACTGGTTTGCCGGTGCGCGTATTGAGAAGGTGCATCAACCGACGGCTCGCGAAGTTGTGCTGACCTTGCGCCGTGCCGGAAAGACGACAAGAGTTCTGCTTTCAGCGCACCGCCAGCTAGGAAGAGCACACGTTTTGCGCAAGGTAAGACCCGACAACCCTCAGGAGCCACCAATGTTCTGTATGCTCCTCCGTCGGCGCATTGAAGGGGGTAAAGTCACGCGCGTTTGGCAACCAGGCTGGGAACGCATTCTCTGTCTGGACATTGAGGCCCAAAGTGATATCGGGGACATCGTTCACTACGTACTGCTTCTTGAGGTAATGGGCAAACACTCCAATCTGATATTCTGCGTTGCAGACGATGCCGGCACGCCGACCAAGGTTGTCGATGCTATCGTACATGTGACTCCGGATATGAGCCGGGTGCGCCCAGTGCTGCCCGGCCATGCGTACACCCTGCCGCCCGTGCAGGATAAGGCCGCAATTGAACATCTAAATGCAACCTCCTTGGAACTGGCGTTTTCTTCTGTCACAACAGCAAAGCAGGCAGAGCGTGCCATCATGGGCACATTACTTGGGGCGGGGCCCGAAACGGCGAGGGAAGCGTTACATCGTGCACAAATTCATCTCACCTCAGATATAGGGACAACGAGTGAACGAAAAGACGTCGAAGAAAGGGCACATTCAACAGTCGAAAAGACGGATCTTGAGAAACTGCAAGAAGTCATCAGGCACCTCTACAGAGCAGCAGAAGAGCGACAAGAATCGGCTTCCATCCTCGAAGACCAACTTGGGCAGGCTGTCGCCTCGGCACCCTTTATGCTTTCCTTCGGCCCGCGTGTCGTCCAAATGGAATCATTTGATGCGGCCCTTGAACGTCTCTATGAGGCTGCGCTTACCCGAAGTCAGTTTTCGGCTGAATACCAGTCCATCGTTCGGTCTGTCGCAGATACCGTGGATAGATTGCGGGGCAAACTTGCCAAACTCGAGCGCGAGCGGGAAGACAGTCTGGACATCGACAGCCCTCGAATCGCCGGCGAGCTCTTGATGGCCTATCTGTATCAAGTCGAAAAAGGAGCGAGCAGTGTTGTCCTGCCGAACTTTTACGATAGCGAGAGCCCGCTGTCCATCTCACTTGACCCGGCACTCTCACCAACGCAAAACGCGACACGTTGCATGAAACTGGCGAGCAAGCGCAAACGCGCTCTGCCGCTCATTGCACTTGAGATGGAAAAAACCAGCCACGACATTGCCTACCTTGAGAGCGTGTTGCAGATGCTCGACCAAACGGCTCCTGGTCATTACGGCCCAATTCGCACGGAACTCGAGCGCCAAGGATTTCTGGCAAAGAAGCACAGAGGAGCAGGAAAGACGACGAAGGAAGCTCGACAGGTGAAGCATCGTCAAAGTGAACAGATGGGACGCCCCGATGAGTTCACCAGCACAGACGGCTTCACCATTCGAGTCGGCCGCAATAACCTCCAAAATGACCGTTTGACCTTGAAATCCGGAAAACCAGGCGACATCTGGCTGCATGTCAAAGACGCGCCAGGGTCGCACGTCGTCATCGACACAGGGCAAAAGGAAGTTCCAGATTCGACATTACACGAAGCGGCTTTGCTCGCCGCCTATTTCAGTAAGCTGCGCAGTTCGGTCAATGTCCCCGTCGATTTCACAGAGGTTCGCCATGTCTGGAAACCGAGCGGTGCAAGGCCAGGGCATGTGCTCTATGACCACCAGAAGACCCTCTACGCAACGCCTGACAAGGCCTTGATTGACGAGATTGTCCACCGTTCCCGGCTCCAGGGGGGGACAGACTAA
- a CDS encoding DUF2254 domain-containing protein, whose product MSFSQTGPRLATIIREGTSSFVFHLLFAMLVTVLVFLHPPAIFSGDTDTARNYLNTIVSSLSTILALCISIILVAIQMTAANYTHRVLDFYVRLPYNVSLFFFYLATIIHSLFLMARIRDPLHDPLPGNLSEEMSADLVLVVICFFSLLLYMYAVVQLLKPDRIIELIVREYNRAFSRGRLQSALLSVEQICDIAKRAASFSDSLTGMECIHVMTDIARRLPLPEAADDPMLSIHGNIIDQFVEIVGVAVKERETGVLTGVLGALSEQGRVYVEGESWRGAELVIRAYRQIASSHLLTDGYILYIERVVERLYELSALSAKSGQRGVIFALRTWQIACSIGEVSVRAHPASAAAALGGFLMFDSFYPTLMCMSQGAQRVAALASYFLLWKAFAAHASMGDVARWANWWNDTLAADREIHDDGVGLALLLSTHLKVESVRETLCHVWASKPTALRPQFLASLKPHCTSLFDGWPVPVVDTEGLL is encoded by the coding sequence ATGTCATTTAGCCAAACCGGCCCTCGACTGGCGACCATCATTCGCGAAGGTACCTCGTCTTTTGTGTTTCATTTACTGTTCGCAATGCTCGTTACAGTGCTTGTGTTTCTGCATCCCCCAGCCATCTTTTCAGGGGATACGGACACTGCGCGAAATTACCTCAATACCATCGTGTCATCGCTCTCGACGATTCTCGCGCTTTGCATTTCTATTATATTGGTGGCCATTCAAATGACAGCTGCCAATTACACGCACCGGGTGCTTGATTTTTACGTGCGGCTGCCATACAACGTGTCCCTATTCTTTTTTTATCTCGCCACCATTATTCACAGCTTGTTTCTCATGGCCCGGATTCGCGATCCGCTGCACGACCCGTTGCCAGGCAACCTGTCCGAGGAAATGAGCGCCGACTTGGTGTTGGTGGTTATTTGTTTTTTCAGTCTGCTCTTGTATATGTACGCGGTTGTCCAACTGCTGAAACCAGACCGTATTATTGAGTTGATTGTTCGTGAGTACAACCGCGCTTTCTCGCGTGGACGGCTGCAAAGTGCCCTGTTGAGTGTCGAACAAATATGTGACATCGCCAAACGCGCGGCATCGTTTAGCGATTCTCTGACTGGCATGGAGTGCATTCACGTGATGACCGACATCGCGCGGCGCCTGCCCCTTCCTGAGGCTGCAGATGACCCAATGTTGTCCATCCACGGGAACATTATCGATCAATTTGTGGAGATTGTGGGCGTTGCCGTCAAGGAACGCGAAACGGGCGTGTTGACTGGCGTCCTTGGCGCCTTGTCGGAGCAGGGCCGGGTGTACGTGGAGGGAGAGTCTTGGCGGGGAGCCGAGCTGGTGATTCGAGCGTATCGTCAAATTGCGTCGAGTCACCTGCTTACGGACGGATATATACTTTACATCGAACGTGTCGTGGAGCGTCTGTATGAACTGTCAGCCCTCTCTGCAAAAAGTGGTCAGAGAGGAGTGATATTTGCCCTGCGAACGTGGCAAATCGCTTGTTCCATCGGGGAGGTGTCCGTCCGCGCACACCCAGCGTCCGCTGCTGCTGCGCTCGGGGGCTTTCTCATGTTTGACAGCTTCTATCCGACGTTGATGTGCATGTCGCAGGGGGCACAGCGGGTGGCTGCCCTCGCCTCTTATTTTCTGCTGTGGAAGGCGTTTGCCGCCCATGCCTCGATGGGCGACGTTGCCCGGTGGGCCAACTGGTGGAACGACACGCTCGCCGCGGACAGGGAGATTCACGACGATGGAGTCGGGCTTGCCTTGTTGTTGTCAACTCACCTGAAAGTTGAGTCCGTGCGTGAGACCCTCTGTCACGTTTGGGCGAGCAAACCTACCGCGCTGCGCCCTCAGTTCCTAGCGAGTCTCAAGCCGCATTGTACATCTTTATTTGATGGCTGGCCCGTTCCTGTCGTGGACACTGAGGGCCTCCTTTAG
- a CDS encoding Glu/Leu/Phe/Val dehydrogenase, with amino-acid sequence MAMNVGKRLAAGANMPAPSEDVLTNTQDAVRDALHKLGFSDTVYELLKEPIRVLTVRIPVRMDDGHTEVFTGYRAQHNDAVGPTKGGIRFHPNVTLEEVKALSIWMSIKCGIFNLPYGGAKGGIICDPRTMSVTEQERLARGYVRAVSQIVGPTKDVPAPDVYTNPQIMAWMYDEYSRIREYDSPGFITGKPLVLGGSKGRDKATAFGVVVAMQEGAATLGKNLQEMKVIVQGFGNVGSNVALILHEMGVKVVGISDAGGALYQEEGLDIPSLMDKRDSFGMVTTNFSHTITNQELLVQPCDILVPAALENQITAENAHQVQASLVVEAANGPTTPAADEILAERGVLIVPDVLANAGGVTVSYFEWVQNSQGYYWTEEEVNRRLQQMMVGSAQTIFKTAKRYQVSTRLAAYMVGVKPFAEAMRWRGWV; translated from the coding sequence ATGGCTATGAACGTGGGTAAGCGACTGGCTGCCGGAGCGAACATGCCAGCGCCGAGCGAAGATGTCCTGACAAATACGCAGGATGCAGTACGAGATGCGCTGCACAAACTAGGCTTTTCAGACACGGTTTACGAGCTCCTGAAGGAGCCAATTCGAGTCCTTACTGTGCGCATACCGGTACGGATGGATGACGGACACACAGAAGTGTTCACTGGCTACAGAGCACAACACAATGACGCCGTTGGCCCAACCAAGGGCGGCATTCGCTTTCATCCGAATGTCACTCTGGAAGAGGTCAAGGCGCTTTCCATATGGATGAGCATCAAGTGCGGAATTTTCAACCTGCCGTACGGCGGGGCAAAGGGCGGCATCATTTGCGACCCGCGCACGATGTCCGTTACTGAACAGGAACGTCTTGCACGCGGATACGTCCGTGCTGTCAGCCAAATCGTCGGTCCCACAAAAGACGTGCCAGCTCCAGATGTATACACGAATCCGCAAATTATGGCCTGGATGTACGACGAATACAGCCGGATTCGTGAATATGATTCACCAGGTTTTATCACCGGTAAGCCTCTTGTCCTTGGGGGTTCAAAGGGCCGAGACAAGGCCACAGCGTTCGGTGTGGTCGTTGCAATGCAGGAAGGTGCAGCAACGCTTGGTAAGAATCTTCAAGAGATGAAAGTCATTGTCCAGGGTTTTGGCAACGTGGGGAGCAACGTGGCGTTGATTCTGCACGAAATGGGTGTCAAAGTTGTCGGCATCAGCGACGCTGGCGGCGCGCTCTACCAAGAAGAAGGCCTTGATATTCCATCCCTGATGGACAAGCGTGACTCATTTGGGATGGTAACGACGAACTTTAGCCACACCATCACCAATCAGGAGTTGTTGGTACAGCCTTGTGACATCTTGGTTCCGGCAGCACTTGAAAATCAAATCACTGCCGAGAATGCGCACCAAGTTCAGGCATCTCTGGTCGTTGAGGCAGCGAATGGCCCAACAACACCAGCGGCTGACGAGATTTTGGCGGAACGCGGCGTTCTCATCGTGCCTGATGTTCTGGCCAACGCCGGCGGCGTCACCGTTTCCTATTTTGAATGGGTTCAAAACAGTCAGGGCTACTACTGGACGGAGGAAGAAGTAAACCGTCGTCTACAACAAATGATGGTTGGTTCTGCACAAACCATCTTCAAAACAGCCAAACGCTATCAGGTAAGCACGCGGCTCGCAGCTTACATGGTTGGCGTCAAACCGTTCGCCGAGGCAATGCGCTGGCGCGGTTGGGTCTGA
- a CDS encoding ubiquinol-cytochrome c reductase iron-sulfur subunit has translation MDEKDTSTDLQDSGQTGLTRRQFLSYVLGGTGAFMGTLIAAPMVVSAFDPIHRSASGSFSKTNWKPSQFNGQYPLHVKFNQHIDDAWNSQDKANDVYVIKYQNKLMIMSHVCTHLGCHVEGSDQPQPKFMASDVGHNVWFFCPCHGSHYNQYGVNTPSSPAPRPLDLYHYKIESDGTVSVGSTFQRTDATWSVNPNPTVD, from the coding sequence ATGGATGAAAAGGACACATCCACAGATCTGCAAGACAGTGGTCAAACAGGGCTTACCCGCCGCCAGTTTTTAAGTTACGTTTTAGGCGGAACGGGTGCGTTCATGGGAACCTTGATTGCGGCACCGATGGTGGTCAGTGCTTTTGACCCGATTCACCGCTCAGCATCAGGGTCCTTCTCAAAGACCAACTGGAAGCCATCACAGTTCAATGGCCAGTACCCGCTACACGTAAAGTTCAATCAGCACATCGACGACGCCTGGAACTCGCAGGACAAAGCAAACGATGTGTACGTCATCAAGTACCAAAACAAACTCATGATTATGTCCCATGTGTGTACGCACCTTGGCTGTCACGTGGAAGGGTCTGACCAGCCGCAGCCGAAGTTCATGGCTTCGGACGTTGGCCATAACGTCTGGTTCTTCTGCCCTTGTCACGGAAGCCATTACAACCAGTACGGTGTGAACACGCCCTCATCACCTGCACCACGTCCACTCGACTTGTACCACTATAAGATTGAGAGTGACGGTACTGTTTCAGTCGGTTCAACCTTCCAACGCACAGATGCGACTTGGTCGGTCA